A genomic region of Alligator mississippiensis isolate rAllMis1 chromosome 4, rAllMis1, whole genome shotgun sequence contains the following coding sequences:
- the LOC106739980 gene encoding olfactory receptor 10R2-like, translating into MRQENQSTVTEFILIGFSNFPDLQIVLFMAFSLMYMFTLAGNIIIVTIIRIDHSLRIPMYFFLSILSFSEICYTVVIVPNLLANLIKANKAISFVGCATQMCFFLGFGCTNCILLTVMGYDRYVSICKPLHYQDIMNQRVCAQLVAFSAITGFLFSTTETIIVFTLPFCNLNKIEHFFCDIAPLLKLACARNYIGEIIIFIICVLVILCSFLLIMLSYLLILNTILKIPSTEGKRKAFSTCASHLIVVVVHFGCISIIYLRPKSRFTLDGDTVISVTYTIVTPLLNPVVYSLRNKDVQAALKKALGRKMLMRRM; encoded by the coding sequence ATGAGACAAGAGAACCAATCCACTGTGACAGAATTCATCCTGATTGGGTTCTCCAATTTTCCAGACCTACAGATTGTGCTGTTCATGGCTTTTTCTCTTATGTATATGTTTACCCTGGCTGGAAATATTATCATCGTGACAATCATAAGGATTGATCACAGTCTCCGTatccccatgtacttcttcctttCCATTCTTTCCTTCTCAGAGATTTGCTATACTGTTGTCATTGTTCCCAATTTGCTGGCAAACTTGATAAAAGCAAACAAGGCCATTTCTTTTGTTGGATGTGCTACTCAGATgtgtttttttcttggttttgggTGCACAAACTGTATACTGCTTACAGTGATGGGGTATGATCGCTATGTGTCAATATGTAAACCTTTACATTACCAGGACATCATGAACCAAAGGGTTTGCGCTCAGCTGGTGGCCTTCTCAGCTATAACTGGTTTTCTTTTCTCAACAACAGAGACAATTATTGTATTTACTTTACCCTTTTGCAATCTGAATAAAATTGAGCATTTTTTTTGTGATATAGCACCACTTCTTAAACTAGCTTGTGCCCGAAACTACATAGGTGAAATCATCATTTTCATTATTTGTGTTTTAGTCATACTTTGCTCATTCCTATTGATTATGCTGTCTTATCTACTAATCCTCAACACCATCTTGAAAATCCCATCCACCGAAGGAAAACGTAAAGCCTTCTCTACTTGTGCCTCCCACCTCATTGTTGTGGTTGTGCACTTTGGATGCATTTCCATTATCTACCTAAGGCCCAAATCCAGATTTACTTTGGATGGGGACACCGTGATTTCTGTTACATACACAATTGTAACTCCTTTGTTGAACCCTGTAGTTTATAGCTTAAGGAACAAAGATGTTCAAGCTGCTCTTAAGAAAGCACTAGGGAGAAAAATGTTAATGAGGAGAATGTGA
- the LOC102570213 gene encoding olfactory receptor 2A5-like produces MENHTFFSEFLLLGFSVSPKVQIVLFVLFLTIYTVALVGNALILLVICIDSQLHTPMYFFLCHLSIVDICYASNNVPHILRNFLVLRKTISLVGCGTQMYLYMALGHTECMLLAVMSYDRFVAICHPLRYSVIMNWRVCSVLVIASWACGSLLAAVHVILAWQLPFCGAREVDHFFCEILAVLKLACADITVNKLVIFAACVIILLLPFTLILISYLHILAAILRISSTEGQRKTFSTCSSHLSVVGLFYGAAMFVYMVPGTGNSTLQQKILSLFYSLVNPTLNPLIYSLRNKQVKGALVKIKRSLGERERFS; encoded by the coding sequence ATGGAAAACCACACTTTCTTCTCAGAATTCCTCCTTCTAGGATTTTCCGTCAGTCCAAAGGTGCAGATAGTCCTGTTTGTCTTATTCCTTACCATTTACACAGTTGCCCTAGTAGGAAATGCTCTCATATTGTTGGTGATCTGCATAGATTCCCAACTCCATAcacccatgtatttcttcctttgTCATCTCTCCATTGTGGACATCTGTTATGCTTCTAATAATGTTCCCCATATACTAAGGAACTTCCTAGTCCTAAGGAAAACCATCTCACTTGTTGGCTGTGGGACACAGATGTATCTTTACATGGCACTGGGTCACACAGAATGCATGTTACTGGCAGTGATGTCCTATGATCGCTTTGTAGCGATATGCCACCCCTTGCGCTACAGTGTCATCATGAACTGGAGAGTCTGCAGTGTTTTGGTGATAGCCTCATGGGCTTGTGGCTCCCTCCTGGCTGCAGTACATGTCATTCTTGCTTGGCAGTTGCCTTTCTGTGGTGCTAGAGAGGTAGACCATTTTTTCTGTGAAATTCTGGCTGTATTAAAGTTGGCCTGTGCTGACATCACCGTCAACAAACTTGTGATCTTTGCTGCCTGTGTGATCATTCtgctgctccccttcaccctaATTCTCATTTCCTATCTGCACATCCTGGCTGCCATCCTGCGTATAAGCTCTACTGAGGGACAGCGCAAAACCTtttccacctgcagctcccacctctcAGTGGTGGGGCTCTTCTATGGAGCAGCTATGTTCGTATACATGGTACCTGGGACTGGCAACTCAACCCTTCAGCAGAAaatcctttctcttttctacagtcttgtgaacccaacattGAACCCTCTGATATACAGCCTCAGGAACAAGCAGGTGAAGGGAGCTCTGGTAAAAATTAAAAGGAGCCTTGGAGAAAGGGAGAGATTCTCTTAA